Proteins co-encoded in one Afipia sp. P52-10 genomic window:
- a CDS encoding 1-acyl-sn-glycerol-3-phosphate acyltransferase: MVAIFFRSLAFNVGFYLSLLVHMVLAIPSFVLPKQVLFELAKSWARSMIWMLRVFCNIKVEYRGLENIPQGPLLVAAKHQSAWETIALLPLFRQPLFILKRELTWIPLFGLFLLKGQMIPVNRSSGARALSKMTELARLRVREDRQLIIFPEGTRRPVGAEPRYKFGVAQVYVDCGVQCLPVALNSGLFWPRRTFMRYPGTIIVEFLEVVPPGLSRDDFLARVSAAIEASTARLVEEGRSEQARLLGALAPRSEPVTEK, encoded by the coding sequence ATGGTCGCCATCTTCTTTCGATCGCTCGCCTTCAACGTCGGATTTTATCTGTCACTGCTGGTGCACATGGTGCTGGCGATCCCGTCATTCGTGCTGCCGAAGCAGGTGCTGTTCGAGCTGGCGAAATCGTGGGCGCGCAGCATGATCTGGATGCTGCGCGTGTTCTGCAACATCAAGGTCGAGTATCGCGGGTTGGAGAACATCCCGCAGGGGCCGCTGCTGGTCGCGGCCAAGCATCAATCGGCCTGGGAGACGATCGCGCTCCTGCCGCTCTTCCGCCAGCCGCTGTTCATCCTCAAGCGTGAACTGACCTGGATTCCGCTGTTCGGTCTGTTTCTGCTGAAGGGGCAGATGATCCCGGTCAATCGTTCGTCCGGCGCCCGCGCGCTCTCGAAGATGACGGAGCTCGCGCGGCTCCGCGTGCGCGAGGATCGGCAGTTGATCATCTTCCCGGAGGGCACGCGGCGCCCGGTGGGAGCCGAGCCGCGCTACAAATTCGGCGTCGCTCAGGTCTATGTGGACTGCGGCGTGCAATGCCTGCCCGTGGCGCTGAACTCGGGATTGTTCTGGCCGCGCCGCACGTTCATGCGCTATCCGGGCACGATCATCGTCGAGTTTCTCGAGGTGGTGCCGCCCGGTCTGTCGCGCGACGACTTCCTGGCCCGCGTCAGCGCGGCGATCGAGGCTTCGACGGCGCGGCTGGTGGAGGAAGGCCGAAGCGAGCAGGCGCGGCTGCTGGGCGCCCTCGCACCCCGCAGCGAGCCCGTCACGGAGAAATAG
- a CDS encoding YdcF family protein: MPLLRGAHVLLRVMAVAVVVVAGGFFWFLAQLESDEAQPKSKADGIVVLTGGSSRVSDAVELLANGYGKRLLISGVHWSNGAGEISRSLPDNRAWLACCIDLDYSAVNTRSNATETRRWVQERGFRSLIVVTSNYHMPRALNELSHTMPDTQLIPFAVIGEKWRDEPWWSSGAAARLLLTEYAKFLVAGLRMHLDDWLDPPEFSSGDGVTQSPVVSSRKPASGVAN; this comes from the coding sequence ATGCCGCTGTTGCGAGGCGCGCATGTGCTGCTGCGCGTGATGGCGGTGGCCGTGGTCGTCGTTGCCGGTGGCTTCTTCTGGTTTCTGGCGCAGCTGGAGTCGGACGAGGCGCAGCCGAAGTCGAAGGCGGACGGCATCGTCGTGCTGACCGGCGGTTCGTCGCGGGTCTCGGATGCGGTGGAGCTTCTGGCCAACGGCTACGGCAAGCGGCTGCTGATCTCCGGCGTGCACTGGTCCAACGGCGCCGGCGAGATTTCGCGCTCGCTGCCGGACAACCGCGCCTGGCTCGCCTGCTGCATTGATCTCGATTATTCGGCGGTCAACACCCGCAGCAACGCCACCGAGACGCGGCGCTGGGTGCAGGAGCGCGGTTTTCGCTCGCTGATCGTCGTCACGTCGAACTATCACATGCCGCGTGCGCTCAACGAGCTGTCGCACACCATGCCCGATACGCAGTTGATCCCGTTCGCGGTGATCGGCGAGAAATGGCGCGATGAGCCGTGGTGGTCGAGCGGCGCCGCGGCGCGGCTGTTGCTGACCGAGTACGCGAAGTTTCTGGTCGCGGGCTTGCGGATGCATCTCGACGACTGGCTCGACCCGCCGGAGTTCTCGTCAGGCGACGGCGTGACGCAGAGTCCGGTCGTAAGCTCGCGCAAGCCGGCTTCCGGCGTCGCCAACTGA
- a CDS encoding ABC transporter permease, producing the protein MGPAFEAAPGRPLPPTTRNMAPIVPRATIAGRALIAVVAIMTFLASVTTGAVLLVRAAAAEWQSDIASEMTIQVRPAEGRNLDRDVRTVVDTVAATDGILDVRPFTEQESGKLLEPWLGTGLSLGDLPVPRVIVARVVPGASLDLATLRSRLAQSAPSATVDDHRAWIERMRTMTNAIVLAGLGILALVIIATIISVSFATRGAMASNRPIVEVLHFVGAGDRYIANHFLRHFLRLGLEGGLIGAGAAVLLFGFAESIGSWFSGTPVGDQFAALLGTFSLRPSGYLVLVLQAVVIAMITAWSSRHTLLATLAEID; encoded by the coding sequence ATGGGGCCCGCCTTCGAAGCGGCGCCGGGCCGGCCGCTGCCGCCGACCACGCGCAACATGGCGCCGATCGTGCCGCGCGCGACGATAGCGGGCCGCGCGTTGATCGCCGTGGTGGCGATCATGACATTCCTTGCGTCGGTGACGACCGGCGCGGTGCTGCTGGTGCGCGCCGCCGCCGCCGAGTGGCAGTCGGACATCGCGAGCGAGATGACGATCCAGGTGCGCCCGGCGGAAGGGCGGAATCTGGATCGCGACGTGCGCACCGTGGTCGATACGGTGGCGGCGACCGACGGCATTCTCGACGTCCGCCCGTTCACCGAGCAGGAATCGGGCAAGTTGCTGGAGCCGTGGCTCGGAACCGGGCTCTCGCTTGGCGATCTGCCGGTGCCGCGGGTGATCGTCGCCCGTGTGGTGCCCGGCGCTTCGCTCGATCTCGCCACCTTGCGCAGCCGGCTGGCGCAATCGGCGCCCTCGGCGACGGTGGACGATCATCGCGCCTGGATCGAGCGCATGCGGACCATGACCAACGCCATCGTCCTTGCCGGGCTCGGGATCCTGGCACTGGTCATCATCGCCACCATCATTTCGGTGTCGTTCGCGACGCGCGGCGCAATGGCATCGAACCGGCCGATCGTCGAAGTGCTGCATTTCGTCGGCGCCGGCGACCGCTACATCGCCAATCATTTCCTGCGGCATTTCCTGCGGCTCGGTCTGGAGGGTGGCTTGATCGGTGCCGGCGCCGCGGTGCTTCTGTTCGGCTTCGCCGAATCGATCGGCAGCTGGTTCTCGGGGACGCCGGTGGGCGATCAATTCGCGGCGCTGCTCGGAACGTTCTCGCTGCGGCCGTCGGGCTATCTGGTACTGGTGCTGCAGGCGGTCGTCATCGCCATGATCACGGCCTGGTCGTCACGTCATACCTTGCTGGCGACGCTGGCGGAGATCGACTGA
- the ftsE gene encoding cell division ATP-binding protein FtsE: MVRFENVGLRYGLGPEVLRDLSFEIKAQSFQFLTGPSGAGKTSLLRLLFLSHRPTRGLVNLFGHEVSRLNKDAIANLRKRIGIVLQDFRLLDHMTTYENVALPFRVMGREESSYRREVIDLLHWVGLGHRMDALPPIMSGGEKQRAAIARAVIARPNLLLADEPTGNVDPTLARRLLRLFIELNKSGTAVVIATHDIALMDQYPARRMVLHEGRLHIYE; the protein is encoded by the coding sequence ATGGTCCGGTTCGAGAATGTCGGTTTGCGCTACGGGCTCGGCCCGGAGGTGTTGCGCGACCTCAGTTTCGAGATCAAGGCTCAGTCGTTCCAATTCCTGACCGGCCCTTCGGGCGCGGGCAAGACCTCGCTGCTGCGCCTGTTGTTCCTGTCGCACCGGCCGACCCGCGGATTGGTCAACCTGTTCGGCCACGAGGTGTCGCGCCTGAACAAGGATGCGATCGCCAATCTCCGCAAGCGGATCGGGATCGTGCTGCAGGACTTCCGGCTGCTCGACCATATGACAACGTACGAAAACGTCGCGCTGCCGTTCCGGGTCATGGGACGCGAGGAATCGAGCTATCGTCGGGAAGTGATCGACCTCCTGCACTGGGTCGGGCTCGGCCATCGCATGGACGCATTGCCGCCTATCATGTCCGGCGGCGAGAAGCAGCGTGCGGCCATCGCGCGGGCGGTCATCGCGCGGCCGAACCTGCTGCTCGCGGACGAGCCGACCGGCAACGTCGATCCGACATTGGCAAGACGGCTGCTGCGTCTCTTTATCGAACTGAACAAATCCGGGACCGCGGTCGTGATCGCCACCCACGATATCGCGTTGATGGACCAGTATCCGGCCAGGCGCATGGTGCTGCACGAAGGACGGCTGCATATCTATGAGTGA